A single window of Kwoniella dejecticola CBS 10117 chromosome 8, complete sequence DNA harbors:
- a CDS encoding CDK-activating kinase assembly factor MAT1 produces MSSRVPMRRAPAASSSSSRKPQIIQKKGQRVGTNAKGTEDGYLYVAGVKDPSKRVSEFRTDQDVCPICHTDRQFNQNLRLLVSPCYHKMCESCIDRLFTLGPEPCPQCGRILRKVNFAHQTFEDLKVEKEVAVRRRMAQVFNKRRDDFGSDKEYDNYLEEVEDLTFNLLNDIDIDKTEKRIQEFQKSNASLIATNQEKAALEAMSQTEREEVERRAREERMRMVEEAERIEREEEERAKKDVTEALARGESKRAREIELNARNAKQARQEALFKFIPPALLQSTANPEDEVVHLPTSPSYHGPFVPIPYSDPTTLPQYGWYEMKEGDYVDGRSGVQFVLDESKNGEKVRGGGWDLRLFWEMEVRCAVEGLGVEPLV; encoded by the exons ATGTCATCCCGCGTACCGATGCGGAGGGCGCCCGCagcatcgtcgtcgtcaagtCGGAAACCACAAATCATACAGAAGAAAGGCCAGAGGGTGGGCACGAATGCGAAAGGGACTGAAGATGGGTATTTGTATGTCGCTGGTGTCAAGGATCCTAGTAAGAGAGTATCAGAGTTcagg ACCGATCAAGATGTCTGTCCGATATGTCATACCGATAGACAGTTTAATCAGAATCTCAGATTACTGGTCTCGCCATGTTATCATAAGAT GTGCGAGTCGTGTATAGATCGATTGTTCACCCTCGGCCCCGAGCCATGTCCCCAATGCGGCAGGATATTACGGAAAGTCAATTTCGCACATCAGACTTTTGAGGATCTGAAGGTTGAAAAGGAGGTAGCGGTACGGAGAAGGATGGCTCAAGT GTTTAACAAGCGTCGTGACGATTTCGGGAGTGATAAAGAGTATGATAATTACCtagaagaagttgaagatctgA CGTTCAACCTCCTGAacgatatagatatagataaaACCGAGAAGCGAATACAGGAGTTCCAAAAGTCAAATGCCAGTCTGATAGCTACGAACCAGGAGAAAGCTGCGTTGGAGGCTATGTCGCAGACTGAAAGAGAGGAAGTCGAGCGGCGAGCAAGGGAAGAACGTATGAGGATGGTAGAAGAGGCAGAGCGGATCGAgcgggaggaagaagagagagcCAAGAAGGATGTGACGGAAGCTTTG GCAAGGGGCGAAAGCAAACGAGCGAGAGAAATAGAATTAAACGCCCGAAACGCCAAACAAGCACGTCAAGAAGCCTTATTCAAGTTCATACCGCCCGCTTTACTGCAATCAACAGCCAACCCCGAAGACGAAGTGGTGCATCTGCCGACCTCGCCATCGTATCATGGTCCGTTCGTACCCATCCCATATTCTGATCCGACGACGCTGCCGCAGTATGGTTGGtacgagatgaaggagggaGATTATGTGGATGGACGAAGTGGAGTGCAATTTGTTCTGGACGAAAGCAAGAATGGGGAGAAAGTCAGAGGAGGCGGTTGGGATTTGAGATTGTTctgggagatggaggtgagGTGTGCGGTAGAAGGGTTAGGTGTCGAGCCGTTAGTCTAG